In Primulina eburnea isolate SZY01 chromosome 3, ASM2296580v1, whole genome shotgun sequence, one DNA window encodes the following:
- the LOC140827019 gene encoding protein FMP32, mitochondrial-like produces the protein MAARKRALQLWIRLSKFQEINAGGLSVNRPQSGRFSVKSYGSLSSNLSGYRLDYRQISQLVKPSGRRVYLVDTLALVKSLEAQGIPSKHAEAITSAITEVLDDSLENISQNLISRTEMQRIEMKQEASLSKFKSEIQSSQDHHFSLLQREAEKLRNDIEKMRGELRYEIDKATAGQRLDLNLERGRIREELANQSAETANLTNKLDREIHELRAQIEAAKYDVIKYCIGTLVSLSAVGIGMIRIFASKQ, from the exons ATGGCTGCGCGTAAACGCGCGCTTCAATTGTGGATTCGTTTGTCAAAGTTTCAAGAGATCAATGCTGGAGGCTTGTCGGTAAATAGACCTCAATCTGGGCGGTTTTCCGTCAAATCCTACGGTTCGTTGTCCTCGAATTTGTCTGGTTACCGATTGGACTACAGACAGATCTCTCAGCTCGTTAAACCTAGTGGAAGACGCGTTTATCTTGTTGACACACTAGCGCTG GTGAAGAGTTTAGAAGCACAAGGCATACCTTCAAAGCATGCTGAGGCAATTACATCTGCTATAACTGAGGTTTTGGATGACAGTTTGGAGAATATATCGCAAAATcttatttcaagaaccgagatGCAGCGA ATTGAGATGAAACAAGAAGCCAGTCTTTCCAAGTTTAAGTCTGAAATTCAAAGTTCTCAG GACCATCATTTTTCTTTACTTCAACGCGAGGCTGAAAAGCTACGAAATGATATTGAGAAAATGCGTGGTGAACTAAG GTATGAAATTGACAAGGCGACTGCTGGACAACGCCTAGATTTAAATCTCGAAAGAGG TCGGATTCGTGAGGAGCTTGCTAATCAGAGTGCAGAAACAGCAAACCTTACAAACAAGCTTGATCGG GAAATCCATGAACTGAGGGCTCAAATTGAAGCAGCAAAGTATGATGTGATCAAGTACTGCATAGGAACCCTCGTATCTTTATCCGCCGTTGGAATAGGAATGATTCGCATATTCGCCAGCAAACAATAA
- the LOC140827020 gene encoding uncharacterized protein produces MSLDNRSRSRSRSRSPMDRKIRTQRYSYRDAPYRRDSRRGFSENSLCNNCKRPGHFARECPSAALCHNCGLPGHFASECNTKALCWNCREPGHMAGNCPNEGICHTCGKAGHRARDCTAPPMHPGDMRLCNNCYKQGHMAADCTNDKACKNCRKPGHIARDCQNDPVCNTCNISGHMARDCPKGGHLFDDRVGGIRGGGFRDIVCRTCQQVGHMSRDCVSMTICHNCGGRGHMAFECPSGRFLDRLPRRY; encoded by the exons ATGAGCTTAGACAACAGGAGCCGTAGCAGGAGCAGGAGCAGGAGCCCAATGGATCGTAAGATCCGTACTCAGCGCTATTCCTATCGTGATGCACCCTATAGGCGGGATTCAAGGCGGGGTTTCAG CGAGAACAGCTTGTGCAACAACTGCAAAAGGCCTGGCCATTTTGCGAGAGAATGCCCCAGTGCTGCTCTCTGCCACAACTGTGGTCTTCCTGG GCATTTCGCATCAGAATGCAATACAAAAGCTCTTTGCTGGAATTGCCGAGAACCTGGCCACATGGCTGGAAACTGTCCAAATGAAGGCATTTGCCACACTTGCGGGAAAGCTGGGCATCGTGCCAGAGACTGCACGGCTCCTCCAATGCATCCTGGCGATATGAGGCTGTGCAACAACTGCTACAAGCAGGGCCACATGGCAGCTGACTGCACTAATGACAAGGCCTGCAAGAATTGCAGGAAACCAGGCCATATAGCTCGTGACTGTCAAAATGACCCTGTCTGCAACACATGCAACATATCTGGGCACATGGCGAGAGACTGTCCCAAGGGAGGCCACCTGTTCGATGATAGGGTTGGTGGGATTCGTGGAGGTGGGTTTCGTGATATCGTGTGTCGGACTTGCCAGCAGGTGGGGCATATGAGTAGGGACTGTGTTTCAATGACTATATGTCACAACTGTGGGGGAAGAGGGCATATGGCATTCGAATGCCCATCTGGGAGGTTCCTGGACCGTCTTCCACGAAGGTACTAG
- the LOC140827021 gene encoding uncharacterized protein, translated as MDAVFNMTEPSVSSSGLNSVDFGQGGAVHSPEDVAWADSCLAKDPEALENGWNSLSDALLEILISQPDSSAHELDSTHESDNMEVFSLTEGTGDVQNLEKATIAVASSGKESEPSSSDSSSGNNTGGFWSRHNLDDVFLPTYKENLGQLGTSDPEVDMVLQTFKLDEPKDDIFKTWDLDIPPEEDDLIKQLNEALAGSSLDPNSSVSDEFKAWKSLKDPLLEDLISEINELSLSPN; from the coding sequence ATGGATGCTGTTTTTAATATGACAGAGCCTAGTGTTTCTTCCTCGGGTCTCAATTCTGTTGATTTTGGCCAAGGTGGAGCAGTGCATTCACCTGAAGATGTTGCCTGGGCTGATTCTTGTCTTGCTAAAGATCCTGAAGCACTGGAAAACGGATGGAATTCTCTTAGTGATGCTTTATTAGAAATTCTTATTTCCCAGCCTGACTCCTCGGCACATGAGTTGGATAGTACTCATGAAAGTGACAACATGGAGGTTTTTTCTTTAACTGAGGGGACAGGGGATGTGCAGAATCTTGAAAAAGCAACCATAGCTGTTGCATCTAGCGGAAAAGAATCTGAACCAAGTAGCAGTGATAGTTCAAGTGGTAATAATACTGGTGGGTTCTGGTCAAGACATAACTTAGATGATGTTTTCCTTCCTACGTATAAGGAAAATTTGGGACAACTGGGAACGTCTGATCCTGAAGTGGATATGGTTTTACAAACATTCAAACTAGATGAACCAAAGGATGACATTTTCAAGACATGGGATTTAGACATTCCACCAGAGGAAGATGATCTTATAAAGCAGCTGAATGAAGCCCTCGCAGGAAGTTCTTTGGATCCAAATTCTTCTGTTTCCGATGAATTCAAGGCATGGAAAAGCTTGAAAGATCCGCTGCTTGAGGATCTCATTTCTGAGATCAACGAGCTTTCTTTGAGTCCGAATTGA